The nucleotide sequence TAGAGATATTCTCTCCCACACAAAAAAAAGTAGCCAATACTTTAAAATCTGAAAGAATGTCCAACACGGTATCGGTAATACCAGGTACCGGACCATCATCAAAAGTAAGAAACACCTCTTTCTTTGAAGTCTTTACCCTCCAAGTGAGAGAGGGGTAGATTTTTGAAAACAACCAATCAGCATTTGCTATATTCATGATTTAGCATCTGTGTCAGCAAAAACTTTTCTCTTTGCATTTTTCTTTTCAAGCAAACCGGACAGTTTAAGTAATCCTGTCAAATAGCTCATGGTTAACAGTACAACTCCACCAAGTAAAACATTGATATACCAAAGGTCAATAACTTTATCAAGCACATACAATACACCCAAAAACACTGCTGCATTCACCATTAACATACCTGTAATCTTGAATGAAAAGTTTAATGGTGTTTTATTTCTTATATAATAGATATAACCTAGAGACAAGAAGGCAGTACTTGCCACTGTACTTATAGCGGCTGCCAATGCGCCATAAGTATCAATTAACATCAGGTTAAGTCCAATATTAATAACTATACTCCCTAATACGATCTTATTCACATGATTTACATAACCTGAAGAAGTAAGATAGGTGCCCCCTATAGCAAAAAAACCTTGGACAAAAACAGCCATAAAAAGAATCCTAACTCCCAACGCCATGGTATCTAATTCACCTGCTGTACTTTTATCAAAGAGCCAAAATAGTTGTTCTCCGTAAAAAAACACAAAACCACAAACAAAGACAACCGGAATGTTAGAGACAATAAGCCCCATGTTAAAAATCTTTTGCTGCTGGGATGATTTTTGGTCATAAAAAGAAAACCGTGCAAAAAACAAGGGGAGTATTGCCCATAAATACATCATACAAGCATCTACCCATCGGTAAGATGCGGCATAAAGACCTGCAGACTGCTCATCGGAAAGCCTTTCCAGCATAACCAAATCTACCCGTTCATGAACAGAGAACAATAGTGCAATCATAGCAAAAGGAAAGCTGTTCTTCAAAAGCACCTTTAACCCTTTAGCATTAAAGCTCACACCAGTCCACCCAAATTTTTTATAGATGATGAATGCTATCACAACCAGGGCAATGACGCTTGCTGCCATTCTGGACATGATAAAGCGATCTAGGTCTATACTCACTGTAAGCATAGAAAGGACAATTACAATCAGCAATGTTTTGTCCAATACAGAAGCAAAAGAGTCTAATGCAAAGGCCTGAAAAGCCTGCAACTGGCTCCGATAAAATAAAATAACCTGTAAAAGAGACTGAATAACACTTAAAACAAAAAGGTATTTGAGCTCCTTTTCCTGATATCCCAGAATAAATCCGGCCAATACCATAAAAAAGGGATATATAACACAGACTGCCATTTTGAAACTAAACACAGAAGGTAGAATTGTTTTGAGCACATTAGGCTTAGAGGCCAGCTCTTTTGTAAAATATTGGTTCACCCCTGCATCGGCCACCACCATAAACATAAGTCCAAACGAAAATAAAGCAGCGTATAAACCAAACTGTTCGTGTCCTATCTCATTCTGAACAACATTCTCCATAATAAGCCACACAGGCTTGATTATAATGTTCAGAATGACCACAAGGACAATATTTCGAAAGAATTTATTGATAGCAAGAACTATTTAAGATTTAAAATTAGAAAAATTTTATCTTTTATGACCATTTTAAACAACGTTTAAATAAAAAATAAATTTCTATAATTTTTTTATAGTTTTGTAAGTTGTAGTATTGGTATACTTTTAAGGATTTATGGATTTCAACAATTTTAATCTAGTAACATTCATTTTACTGGTAAGAAAATGGAAAAAATTTTTATTGACGGTAACAATTGCGGCTCTATTAGTGAGCACAGTAGTAGCCTTGCTCCTACCCAATTATTACAGATCTACTGTCAAGTTTTACCCATATACCATTAAAGCAAGTGACCCACGGCTAGCATTTTCTTCGAGGGATTATGAAATTATTGGAGAAGACGAAGATTTTGAGCGTGTCTTGTCTATCGCTACCTCTAGACGAATGAATGAGTTCTTAACAGAAAAATTTGACCTTTTCAACCATTATGACATTGACCGTGAAAAGGAACGGTATCCATATACCAAACTTGCAGAAGAGCTAAAAGACAACTACAAGATCAAAAAAACAGAAAAGGGAATAGAGATAACAGTAGAAGACAAAGACCCTGAGTTTGCCAGCGAAATGGCCAATACCATTGTTCACCAAATTGAAAAAATCAACAGTGAACTGATTACTGAAAGAAATGTAAACATGTCTGAATTATACAAAAGCTTTCTAAATGATAGCCGTAAACAAATCAGCATGATCAATGACTCTATAATTAAACTTAGAGCGGGTTACTCCATAGACGACTTCACAAAAGAAAATTCCCTTCTTGCTTATAATAAACGAAATGCTAAAATAAAACCTACCGATGTATCGTCCAGCGACGAATACATGTCATTAAAGAAGAACTTTGAGTTAATCAAAAATTTTGACACTCAAATGCAGGAGCTTTCAAAAGAGCTTGCGGCCTATGAATTGATGTACAACCAGGCAGTATCTTCCTTAGAAAAACCGTTTAAAACATTACTAATCATAGAAGAAGCCACACCTTCTGAGAAAAAGGCAAAACCGTTTCGCTCTTTAATCATTCTTTTAAGTACATTGGGCGCATTGATTCTGGTATTATTAGGGATCATGTGTGTTGAGTATTATCAGAAAGAAATAAAGCAGGCTCTTGCAAAATGATAACAGGTATTGACCAAAAACATATTGGCAAATCGGTAATGGTGGCTTATGCTGCCATTGTCCTACTCACTATCATTGTTTTTGGCATTACGGAGCAATACTTGGTGTTATTGGCTCCTCCTGCCATTCTAATCCTTTTCCTGGCTTTTTTTGACTTTAAAAAGCTATTTTACCTTATCTTTTTCACTGTCCCTTTTTCTATAGACGTTTCAGTCACAGGGGATAGTTTTCAAGTAGGCACACCTGCTGAACCTTTAGTGGGTCTGCTAGCAATAGTAGCTATTATCACCATTTTGATGAATCGGGAAGATAGGCAGTTCCTTAAAACTCCCCTATCTATGCTTATCCTGTTGCACTTAGGCATAATATTATTTACAGCGTTTTTTACTACGATGCCTGTAGTAACGATTAAGTTTCTGGTCGTCAAAATATCTTATATACTAGTTTTCTACTTCTTAGCAGCAAAAATCTTAAGAGAAAACCCTAGCGGTTTAAAAAATGCTTTTATTCTATACAGTGTGGCTTTTATTCCGGTCATTCTTTACATACTTAATGAACACGCTGCTTATGGTTTTGATAAAAATGCCAGTAACATTATAACAGGGCCTTTTTACAACGACCATACAATTTATGGTGCCTGTCTCTGCATGGTTATACCTGTCATTACGGCAGTGATCTTTAACAGAAAAACTTTTAAAATTAATGTATTAGCCAATATTCTCCTGTTCGCCATTTTAGTTTTGCTCACCATTGCTTTGTTTTACACTTACAGTAGGGCTGCATGGTTGAGTTTGGGGGTTGCTTTAGCCATGGCTTTCACATTGGCGTTTAGAATAAAATTTAAGGTTTTTGTGGTTTGCCTGTTAATAGGCACTTCCTCGGCAATAGCCTTTAAATCAATGTTCATTAGTAGTTTAAAACAGAATAAGTATGACTCTAATGCACATGATGCCGGCATTGATGACCAATTGAAGTCTGTGACCAGCATTAAAACAGATGTTTCCAATGCTGAAAGGGTAAATAGATGGAATTCTGCTATAAGAATGTTCTACGAAAAGCCAATAACAGGTTTTGGTCCGGGTACATACCAGTTTCAATATATACCATTTCAGTACAGTAAAGACATGACTGAGATAAGTATAACCTCGGGTAAGTTTGCCACAAATCCAGGCATAGGAGGCAGCGCCCACTCCGAATACCTGCTTTTACTATCAGAGTCAGGACTGCTGGCAATGTTGAGCTTTGCACTAATCTGTTTTTATATAG is from Cytophagaceae bacterium ABcell3 and encodes:
- a CDS encoding O-antigen ligase family protein, whose translation is MITGIDQKHIGKSVMVAYAAIVLLTIIVFGITEQYLVLLAPPAILILFLAFFDFKKLFYLIFFTVPFSIDVSVTGDSFQVGTPAEPLVGLLAIVAIITILMNREDRQFLKTPLSMLILLHLGIILFTAFFTTMPVVTIKFLVVKISYILVFYFLAAKILRENPSGLKNAFILYSVAFIPVILYILNEHAAYGFDKNASNIITGPFYNDHTIYGACLCMVIPVITAVIFNRKTFKINVLANILLFAILVLLTIALFYTYSRAAWLSLGVALAMAFTLAFRIKFKVFVVCLLIGTSSAIAFKSMFISSLKQNKYDSNAHDAGIDDQLKSVTSIKTDVSNAERVNRWNSAIRMFYEKPITGFGPGTYQFQYIPFQYSKDMTEISITSGKFATNPGIGGSAHSEYLLLLSESGLLAMLSFALICFYIVYAGMDVYYNSSNKMDRILALCSISALASYITHAFFNNFLDQEEAASLFWALTAIIAVLKMKESQKSVKPAGDQ
- a CDS encoding oligosaccharide flippase family protein — protein: MVLAINKFFRNIVLVVILNIIIKPVWLIMENVVQNEIGHEQFGLYAALFSFGLMFMVVADAGVNQYFTKELASKPNVLKTILPSVFSFKMAVCVIYPFFMVLAGFILGYQEKELKYLFVLSVIQSLLQVILFYRSQLQAFQAFALDSFASVLDKTLLIVIVLSMLTVSIDLDRFIMSRMAASVIALVVIAFIIYKKFGWTGVSFNAKGLKVLLKNSFPFAMIALLFSVHERVDLVMLERLSDEQSAGLYAASYRWVDACMMYLWAILPLFFARFSFYDQKSSQQQKIFNMGLIVSNIPVVFVCGFVFFYGEQLFWLFDKSTAGELDTMALGVRILFMAVFVQGFFAIGGTYLTSSGYVNHVNKIVLGSIVINIGLNLMLIDTYGALAAAISTVASTAFLSLGYIYYIRNKTPLNFSFKITGMLMVNAAVFLGVLYVLDKVIDLWYINVLLGGVVLLTMSYLTGLLKLSGLLEKKNAKRKVFADTDAKS